DNA sequence from the Vicia villosa cultivar HV-30 ecotype Madison, WI linkage group LG3, Vvil1.0, whole genome shotgun sequence genome:
cgacgcgccctacttcgGTGCGACACGCcctgtataaatttaccaaaccgccctagagcgcgaagcgccctaatccggcgcgacgcgccctaacttctgccagactatgttcttcaaactcaaagagggcgcgacgcgccctacagcgcgcgaagcgccctgcaccagaacagcagaattattttctctttgctctcgcagccgtgtcttcgacactttattcctcaaggctccgaaaacgcaagaatacctacaaaaatacaacaaaactatcaaacggtataaaagtatatgaaaatacaagtattcgtaaagtaaacgtaattacacaaaaacggggaattattcaaacggtattaacaaaaagcattgataagtgccactatttacatacgcaaaataactacaatttggcacttaacacatATATGGTGTTTTCACTATTTCTTCCTCCTTATAGGGAAAATATGTTGGCTTTCGTTTGCTGTCTACCAGGTTAAAAGGTGTGTCCCTCCTTTATTTTAAAGCTGGCGATTCTTCTGATTAGTTTGATGCTAGTCTTAGTAAGATAGCGGTATTCAACATCAATATCTCTGATAAACAAGATTGGTCTATTAGTCAGGTTGGAATCTGTGTGAATCAAGTTTTGACTTGGAATTTTAAGTGGAAgggattttttttgtttatcagTACAAGATGGTCTTTAATTTGTTGTCATCTATTTAAGAGGTTATCGTCTCACATGATTTAGACAAGTGGTGGTGACATCACTCTATGGACAACATGTTATATGTAGCCTCTACTTATTCAACTCTTCTTGAGACTGACCTTCCCAGTGATTTATTGCTAAGACTGACAACTTATGTTCTTCTTCACATTTGAAGTAGTTAGGCCCTTTCTAAAAAGTTGTTTTCttcttctaatatatatatatatatatatatatatatatatatatatatatatatatatatatatatatatatatatatatatattgtgaaaagttgtaagaaaattgtaggaaaaatatattttatgtattttgttgcgggtttgggtttgggtgaaaaaacccgaacccaacgggtgtgagcgtgggtgttatttgtcacccgaatagcttttgggtttgggttcgggttcgggttcgggtgatAATTTCGGGTGTGGGTTTGGGTAGTATGAaactataaattataatatttattaaatggttaagtaatttttttctctataaaattactaaattttgtttttggtccctattaaaaaaataacatgtttTGGTCCctgcaaaattattatgcacatcGTTTTAGTCTCTGCTGCTAAattaatgtgtatttttgaatgattattttatacattttgaaaatgttttaaaaagtttcttgaaaaaaaagaaactcaaaatttgatttataagtcgaaattttcattattattatcattatcttttgaaattttaaaaatttatatttaaatcttctcattttaaaaaactcTGAAGTTTagtgaataaatattttatagtattctacacatgtatgaaaaaaattatcaaaaatttaaaaattaaaaggtaattaaacaattttcaaaattttaaaaaatagcaagGATTAAAAATGCATTCATAaaatttttgtagggactaaaatatgtcatttttttaatagagactaaaaataaaatttaaaatatttttaaggaccataacatatttaaccctttattaaataaactaacattttaaaatgatgagatttaccatttaaaaaaatccttggattttaaaataaataaatagtttaataatacataaaaaatttcattttatatatttttaattgtagaattttaactaatattaatttaaaatgatttacgtTAACATTGatttatatcaaaataaaaatttaaaaacattagAGAGAATTGTAAGAAAAACTATACGGATATTTTAAAATCCTCGGATACATTTCAGAGAGAATTGTGCAATAAATTAAGGAAGAGAAATTATAATATATGATCATATGTActagtattatttatttttagtaaaaattatatattaatttatacttATACATGAAAGCAAATATAGCCTGTGAGAAAATTCTAAGAATATCCGTAGTACACAAATCCTATCAGAATAAACTTGATCCAATTTACACGTTTATTTTCCTTATTACATAGGAGAAACTTTTTTTACGATCTTTTATACAACTTAATTATGTAGAAAATCATAAAAGGTAGTCAATCTCGTCGACATCGTATTAACTATGATAATTAATATCAATTAATTGTCATAATATACAAATCATTAACGTatccataaaatatattttattggtaCATAGTTATAGTACTTTAAGATTGTGCAATAACATACACGGTAAGGTGAAAGATTTTCAACACGttcttttataaaattaaaaaaaaaacacacacacacaatttGTCAATTAGAAGTTATCAATGCCTATCtttaaaactataataatagTGCAGCTAGAAAAGATAAACTAGAATAACTAAAGAATGTGTAACATGCATCATAATTCacacaaacaaaattttcaagaaAACGAAGAAATTCTTATTTATTTCATCAGTGACTGGTATCTAAAATCACCTTCAATATGTTCCTGCTATCTATAGTTAGATTGCTAAACCAAATCATAAAACATTTTCTCCAAACTTTATACTTTATTAAACATTCTTCTAGTCAATTGATGGAAACTCCTATTTAATTTGAAGATGTTTGATCTTTGGGAGATTCCACCACTCTTGTTGCACCTACTATTTCTTTGACAGCTCCTGTTTCAATTCAATCCAATGCAAAACAAACTTATAAATCGGTTATGATTCAAGAAATTTAGTCAAGAAAAATATAGTAATACCAACCACTGCTGCTAGTAATAGTAGGGCCAGGGAATTGAGTCTTTTTCACATATGATGTTGGAACTAAATGCTTACTGTGCCCATAAAATGGTTGGTAATATGGTGGATACAAAGGAACTGGAAATTGTGGTCCACCATATACATTAGGATAGTTCTGCACATAGAACAAAACAATTTAGAATCATGAATCAAATGCCgataacaaaaaaaatgaattatttcTTAAACTAACCATGTCATAAATGTTGTGTGGACGAAGATAACCAGGGTACGAGTACCTGAAAAAAATGATTCAACATAATTAAATGGTCTTGTATAGGCGTTATGTCAGACGACTCGGATCAGACACATTTTCAATCTGAAGTGTCTATATATGCTATTAAATTGTGTACCTATAAACTGGATAAGGATATGCATATTGAGATAGATGTTGATTGTAATAATTATAGGAGCTTGAAAATTGTAATGGTGCATAGTTCCATGAAGGACTATTGAGATTCCTCCTTCCTAAGAAAAGgcgaaaacataaaattaaattagaattacaacaaaacaatgaacaagaaattttataattaaaaaacaacGATCACCTGTTGATGTTGATGGATTAGATTTTGCCAATGCAAGATTACAGTTAGTTCTTCTTCCATCAATGACAGGATTAGGATTCTGGCAAGCTATTATAGCAGAATTTGGATCCTTGAAAGTAACCTAacacaataaacaaacaaaaaaaaattactaacAAAAGATACTAAACTGGAATTAGAATATAAAGAAAGAGATTAAGAGAAAATTACAAAGCCATATCCTTTTGATTTTCCGGTGGTTCTGTCAATGATGACAACAGCTTCAAGAATCTCACCGAACTGATCAAAATAGCTTTTCAGTGTGTCTGTTTGGGTTTTCCAAGCCAATCCTCCCACAAAAACCTTACTATGTTGTTTCGGAACAACAACGTTTGGACTCATCCTCGTACTGTTGTTGTTTTGTGAATACAATTTTCAGAAAAAGCCCTTATTGATTATATCGAAATTCTCGGAGGAACAATGTGGTGTACTAGTACTAgtagtgtgtgtgaagaaaagtTGTTGATTTTGGTAATGATTATATTTCCTCAGATTCTGCAA
Encoded proteins:
- the LOC131655594 gene encoding probable RNA-binding protein ARP1; its protein translation is MSPNVVVPKQHSKVFVGGLAWKTQTDTLKSYFDQFGEILEAVVIIDRTTGKSKGYGFVTFKDPNSAIIACQNPNPVIDGRRTNCNLALAKSNPSTSTGRRNLNSPSWNYAPLQFSSSYNYYNQHLSQYAYPYPVYRYSYPGYLRPHNIYDMNYPNVYGGPQFPVPLYPPYYQPFYGHSKHLVPTSYVKKTQFPGPTITSSSGAVKEIVGATRVVESPKDQTSSN